In Urechidicola croceus, a single window of DNA contains:
- a CDS encoding HesB/IscA family protein produces MIKVSEIAKKKVIELMSEEGFDYSTDYVRVGVKSGGCSGLSYDLKFDKSQIEDDKVFEDNGVKIIVDKKSFLYLVGTTLEYSGGLNGTGFVFNNPNANRTCGCGESFSL; encoded by the coding sequence ATGATAAAAGTATCAGAAATAGCAAAAAAGAAAGTAATCGAATTAATGTCTGAAGAAGGCTTTGATTATTCGACTGATTACGTGCGTGTTGGAGTTAAAAGCGGTGGTTGTTCTGGGCTTTCTTATGATTTGAAATTTGACAAAAGTCAAATTGAAGATGATAAAGTTTTTGAAGACAATGGCGTAAAAATTATTGTTGACAAAAAAAGCTTTTTGTATTTAGTAGGAACAACATTAGAATATTCTGGTGGATTAAACGGGACTGGTTTCGTATTTAATAATCCAAATGCCAATAGAACTTGTGGTTGTGGTGAAAGTTTTTCACTTTAA
- a CDS encoding cytochrome-c peroxidase: MKLHNKTIFIIAISIIFYSCSDSGIETYVPYTPTELPLEIPKLFSDNLIQPVIPFNNPQTVEGVALGRKLFFDPILSANGTQSCASCHSPENSFTDSDRFSEGIDGISGSRNSMPLFNLVWNYDEKFNWDGSAFSLENQAFEPVTNPIEMHNTWSSAVSSLQNHSEYPELFEQAFGTSTIDSVLVTKAIAQFERTLISGNSRFDKYLNGEISLTDSELSGFDIFMDETRGDCFHCHGNVNNPLWTDNVFHNNGLDATFTDLGLGQVTGDPADNGKFKSPSLRNLKFTAPYMHDGRFETLEEVINHYSEGLVNSPTIDPLMKAINDGGVQLTESDKSDLKAFLLSLSDDEFVNNPNFQAPN, translated from the coding sequence GTGAAATTACACAATAAGACAATATTTATAATCGCAATTTCAATAATTTTCTACTCTTGTTCAGATAGTGGTATAGAAACGTATGTGCCATATACACCTACTGAATTACCATTAGAAATACCAAAACTATTTTCAGATAATCTTATACAACCAGTAATCCCCTTCAACAACCCTCAAACTGTTGAAGGTGTTGCTTTAGGTCGAAAATTATTTTTTGACCCAATACTTTCTGCAAATGGAACCCAATCCTGTGCTAGTTGTCATAGCCCTGAAAATTCTTTTACTGATTCAGATAGGTTTAGTGAAGGTATTGACGGAATATCTGGCTCTAGAAATTCAATGCCTCTATTTAATTTAGTATGGAATTATGATGAAAAATTTAATTGGGATGGTTCAGCATTTAGTTTAGAAAATCAAGCATTTGAACCCGTAACAAATCCAATTGAAATGCACAATACTTGGTCAAGCGCAGTTTCAAGTCTACAAAACCATAGTGAGTATCCCGAATTGTTTGAGCAAGCATTTGGAACCTCTACAATTGATTCTGTTTTAGTCACTAAAGCCATCGCTCAATTTGAACGTACATTGATTTCTGGAAATTCAAGATTTGATAAGTATTTAAATGGAGAAATTTCATTAACCGATTCTGAATTAAGCGGTTTTGATATTTTTATGGATGAAACTCGTGGCGATTGTTTTCATTGTCATGGTAATGTAAATAATCCTCTTTGGACAGATAATGTATTTCACAACAATGGTTTAGATGCAACTTTTACAGATTTAGGATTAGGTCAAGTAACAGGTGACCCAGCTGATAATGGTAAATTCAAATCACCATCTTTAAGAAACTTAAAATTTACAGCTCCTTATATGCACGACGGTCGTTTCGAAACACTAGAAGAAGTTATCAATCACTATTCTGAAGGACTCGTTAATTCACCAACAATTGATCCACTTATGAAAGCAATTAATGATGGAGGAGTACAACTAACCGAAAGTGACAAATCCGATTTAAAAGCGTTTTTACTTTCATTATCAGATGATGAATTTGTGAACAATCCAAATTTTCAAGCACCAAATTAA
- a CDS encoding MbnP family protein: MKSLKALITLTLIFLISSCDTDSEYTSTSGILIVNFNHNWDGESVTPSDFNVLNYTNANDDLLSITKLRYLISDIQLRKSDGTIVELSGYLLVDLTGTTSTIIANVPFENYSGISFTFGFDQEDNIDGQYADLNSTSWNWPEMLGGGYHFMQFEGKYDDNGNESPFAYHMGTAKLPNGEFGQNYFEVNLPGFSVTSDATLNVEMNIAEWFKNPNVWDLSMYNIDLMGNYDAQVMMNQNGQSVFSLGEITQ, encoded by the coding sequence ATGAAATCATTAAAAGCTTTAATTACATTAACATTAATTTTTTTAATATCAAGTTGCGATACTGATAGTGAATACACAAGTACAAGTGGTATTTTAATTGTAAATTTTAACCATAATTGGGATGGCGAAAGTGTTACACCATCCGACTTTAATGTATTAAATTATACTAATGCAAATGATGACCTATTGAGCATAACCAAATTGAGGTATTTAATTTCAGATATTCAATTAAGAAAATCTGACGGTACAATTGTTGAATTATCTGGATATCTCCTTGTTGATTTAACTGGAACAACCTCAACAATAATTGCAAATGTTCCATTTGAAAATTACAGTGGAATTTCATTCACATTTGGTTTTGACCAAGAAGATAATATTGATGGGCAATATGCTGACCTAAATTCTACATCATGGAATTGGCCAGAAATGTTAGGTGGCGGATACCATTTCATGCAATTTGAAGGTAAATATGATGATAACGGAAACGAAAGCCCTTTTGCATATCATATGGGAACTGCCAAATTACCAAATGGCGAATTCGGACAAAATTATTTTGAAGTAAACTTACCAGGGTTTAGCGTTACAAGTGATGCAACATTAAATGTAGAAATGAATATTGCCGAATGGTTTAAAAACCCTAATGTTTGGGATTTAAGTATGTATAATATCGATTTAATGGGAAATTATGACGCACAAGTTATGATGAACCAAAACGGACAATCTGTATTTAGTTTAGGTGAAATTACACAATAA